A part of Candidatus Aegiribacteria sp. genomic DNA contains:
- a CDS encoding metal ABC transporter ATP-binding protein, whose protein sequence is MNTVIELKGITAGYRRDNPIIHNIDLTVPKDDFLAVIGPNGGGKTTLLKVILGLLVPWEGSVSVLGVPPEKSRTRIGYVPQVIPDESFPITVMDVVLMGRLKNSGLFGRFSIRDREIAEMNLEKLDIGDLADDEINSLSGGQKQRVLIARALSGNPQILLLDEPVASVDHHTQESFFNLLAKLNSTITIVLVTHDVGAVSAHVKNIACINRNLISHGEQLSSESVAKAYGCPFELISHGGIPHRVLGKKKETTP, encoded by the coding sequence TTGAACACAGTAATCGAACTTAAGGGTATTACAGCAGGTTACCGCAGGGATAACCCCATTATCCATAATATCGATCTTACCGTCCCAAAGGACGATTTCCTCGCTGTCATCGGACCCAACGGCGGCGGGAAAACAACACTCCTCAAGGTTATTCTGGGTCTGCTGGTACCCTGGGAAGGAAGCGTATCTGTTCTCGGCGTACCCCCGGAAAAATCCCGCACCAGAATAGGTTATGTACCCCAGGTTATTCCTGACGAATCGTTTCCCATTACTGTCATGGATGTTGTTCTCATGGGAAGGCTGAAAAATTCAGGCCTGTTCGGAAGATTCAGCATCAGGGACAGGGAAATAGCTGAAATGAATCTTGAGAAATTGGATATTGGAGATCTTGCCGATGATGAAATAAACTCACTCTCAGGTGGCCAGAAGCAGCGGGTACTCATAGCCAGGGCTCTTTCGGGCAACCCGCAGATACTCCTGCTTGATGAACCTGTAGCCAGTGTTGATCATCACACGCAGGAAAGCTTTTTCAATCTCCTTGCCAAATTGAACAGTACTATAACCATCGTGCTTGTCACACACGATGTAGGCGCCGTATCGGCCCATGTTAAAAATATCGCATGTATTAACAGAAACCTGATAAGTCATGGGGAGCAACTGTCATCTGAATCGGTGGCAAAAGCTTACGGTTGTCCCTTCGAACTTATTTCTCACGGTGGAATCCCCCACAGAGTACTGGGGAAGAAAAAGGAAACGACACCATGA
- a CDS encoding B12-binding domain-containing radical SAM protein, giving the protein MKSEFLRILLVFPETRYPSGQPPLGLGMLAAISKNLDRQVEVFDMSFRSRPFKDLTTELARFQPDTVGISIMTPQLADACRVADLVREYMPEALIVAGGPHATVLPDDTIRRTGADLVYSGEAEIAWKALLSGEEPSNIQGMTMIKDGEILTIPGLLLTEDLDTLPLPDRSVFDMEKYFASWYSMDRVNPGLRGTSVMATRGCPFKCTFCQPTLSEIFGRKIRRRSPESIIGELESLIDNYGIDAFMFEDSTFILDAGWVGSICKLMIERELNLRWCCNVRADLLTEDLLDIMIEAGLSKINMGVESASQRVLDEIYEKGITVEGVRRALRMAKERGVYVQGYFMLGAPGESREEMKKTIRFASREPFDDALFDITTPFPHTELWERTKGLIRKDFEDFDCFHSSVYELEGFKPDEIEKIKKKAFWRFYLHPTRILQTLKTVLGHGNLKRTLIKIRRV; this is encoded by the coding sequence GTGAAAAGCGAATTTCTCAGAATACTTCTGGTTTTTCCAGAAACGCGGTATCCATCGGGACAGCCTCCGCTGGGGCTTGGAATGCTCGCTGCGATATCGAAGAACCTGGACCGTCAGGTTGAGGTGTTCGACATGTCCTTCAGGAGTCGTCCCTTTAAGGATCTGACGACTGAACTTGCCAGATTCCAGCCGGATACAGTGGGTATATCCATAATGACTCCCCAACTTGCGGATGCCTGCAGAGTGGCCGACCTCGTGCGTGAATACATGCCGGAGGCTCTTATCGTCGCAGGTGGACCTCATGCCACAGTTCTACCGGATGATACTATCAGGAGAACCGGAGCTGACCTGGTCTATTCCGGAGAAGCGGAGATAGCCTGGAAAGCTCTTCTGAGTGGTGAGGAACCCTCCAACATTCAAGGCATGACAATGATAAAGGACGGAGAAATCCTCACAATCCCCGGGTTGTTGCTTACCGAAGACCTTGACACACTTCCGCTTCCCGACAGATCCGTTTTTGATATGGAAAAATATTTCGCTTCATGGTACTCCATGGACAGGGTTAACCCCGGGCTTAGGGGAACATCAGTAATGGCCACAAGAGGCTGTCCGTTCAAGTGCACTTTCTGCCAGCCCACGCTGAGCGAGATATTCGGCAGGAAAATCAGGAGACGTTCCCCGGAATCAATAATCGGGGAACTGGAATCGCTCATTGATAATTACGGTATTGACGCTTTTATGTTCGAGGATTCCACTTTCATACTCGATGCCGGGTGGGTCGGAAGCATCTGCAAATTGATGATAGAACGGGAACTGAACCTTAGGTGGTGCTGTAATGTGAGGGCTGACCTGCTGACAGAGGATCTTCTCGATATAATGATAGAAGCAGGACTGTCGAAGATAAACATGGGGGTTGAATCCGCATCCCAGAGGGTACTGGATGAGATCTACGAGAAAGGAATAACCGTTGAGGGGGTCAGAAGAGCCCTGCGCATGGCGAAAGAGAGAGGTGTTTACGTTCAGGGTTACTTCATGCTTGGAGCCCCGGGTGAATCGCGCGAGGAGATGAAGAAGACAATCCGGTTTGCCTCACGGGAACCGTTTGACGATGCTTTGTTCGATATAACAACCCCTTTTCCCCATACCGAACTCTGGGAAAGAACGAAGGGGCTGATCAGAAAGGATTTCGAGGATTTTGACTGTTTTCACAGTTCGGTTTACGAACTTGAAGGGTTCAAACCGGATGAGATAGAGAAAATTAAGAAGAAAGCCTTCTGGAGGTTCTATCTTCATCCTACCAGAATTCTGCAAACGCTGAAGACGGTTCTGGGCCATGGAAACCTTAAAAGAACACTGATTAAGATCAGGAGAGTCTAG
- a CDS encoding metal ABC transporter permease, whose product MIDALGYTFMQHAVIASLLGSIACGIIGTLVTVNRMSALAGSIAHASFGGLGLAYLLGFDPLMGATGFAAVSAIGIAAVSSGKKAKTDTAMAAMWATGMAAGLIFIKISGTYSADLMSWLFGSLLAVSASDISYAIVLDIVILLVITGLYKEFLAVSFDQEFSMLQGVPTKLIRGLFLILTALTAVLLMKITGLIMVIAMLSIPAAIAEMYTGSLWKMMIFASILAAVFNLAGLSLAWILNLPPGAVIILVAAFAYGVSLIVERIRSGTA is encoded by the coding sequence ATGATCGACGCGCTGGGCTATACATTCATGCAGCATGCGGTAATCGCGTCACTCCTTGGATCCATAGCCTGCGGCATAATCGGCACCCTTGTTACAGTCAATCGAATGTCAGCCCTTGCCGGAAGCATCGCCCACGCCTCTTTCGGAGGCCTGGGCCTTGCGTACCTGCTGGGTTTCGATCCATTGATGGGAGCAACAGGTTTCGCCGCGGTATCCGCAATCGGAATAGCGGCTGTTTCGTCGGGAAAAAAGGCAAAAACCGATACAGCTATGGCCGCGATGTGGGCAACAGGCATGGCAGCAGGGCTGATTTTCATAAAAATTTCCGGAACCTATTCGGCGGACCTCATGAGCTGGCTCTTCGGAAGCCTGCTCGCGGTTTCAGCTTCCGATATTTCTTATGCGATTGTACTTGACATCGTGATTCTTCTTGTAATCACAGGATTGTACAAAGAATTCCTTGCGGTTTCATTCGATCAGGAATTCAGCATGCTCCAGGGAGTACCAACTAAACTCATCAGGGGGTTATTTCTGATACTGACCGCTCTGACAGCGGTTCTTCTAATGAAGATAACAGGTCTTATAATGGTAATAGCTATGCTGTCTATTCCCGCCGCCATCGCCGAGATGTATACCGGCAGTCTGTGGAAGATGATGATATTCGCTTCCATTCTGGCAGCGGTATTCAATCTGGCAGGTCTTTCCCTCGCATGGATTCTGAATCTGCCCCCCGGAGCTGTTATTATACTTGTTGCCGCTTTCGCTTACGGAGTTTCACTTATCGTCGAGAGAATCAGGTCGGGAACCGCCTGA
- a CDS encoding ABC transporter permease, producing MSTSSDQYTWRRQPHGSLIILKKNVLLYYLKPPVLIFGVLFPVFFFLAFKMGRSVSPGGVVPGMVAMALWFTATAIGPLVTPWERRAKTYERLISSPLSLRSILAGDVLSGFVFGCMISVIPVILGLLLTDAVIANLPLLIGGILMGALSFSSLGVLLSAPPAASPSNIMLLSSLVRLPLLFVSGIFVPIGQMPGWAAWVAPLSPLSYTSSLIRAAYGSVPYFPVWMCFLMLFVFTSVLFIASCLFHNMYRAKGL from the coding sequence ATGAGCACCTCATCTGATCAATACACCTGGCGAAGGCAGCCGCACGGTTCTCTGATAATTCTGAAAAAGAACGTGCTTCTTTATTACCTGAAACCTCCGGTTCTTATCTTCGGGGTTCTATTCCCGGTGTTTTTCTTCCTCGCTTTTAAAATGGGCAGGTCAGTTTCTCCCGGTGGTGTTGTTCCCGGAATGGTTGCCATGGCGCTCTGGTTTACCGCCACCGCGATAGGCCCCCTGGTTACCCCGTGGGAGCGACGGGCGAAAACCTACGAGCGGCTGATATCCAGCCCCCTCTCTCTTCGCTCCATACTTGCGGGGGACGTTCTGAGCGGTTTCGTTTTCGGCTGCATGATTTCAGTAATACCGGTGATTCTTGGATTGCTTCTTACCGATGCCGTAATTGCGAATCTGCCCCTTCTTATTGGCGGTATTTTGATGGGAGCATTGAGTTTTTCTTCACTTGGCGTTCTTCTCTCCGCGCCCCCCGCGGCAAGTCCATCGAACATCATGCTTCTTTCGAGCCTTGTTCGGCTTCCGCTTCTCTTCGTAAGCGGGATATTTGTTCCCATCGGGCAGATGCCCGGGTGGGCTGCATGGGTGGCGCCACTGTCCCCGTTATCTTACACAAGCTCCCTGATAAGGGCGGCTTACGGAAGTGTTCCCTATTTTCCGGTCTGGATGTGTTTTCTCATGCTGTTTGTTTTTACATCTGTTCTTTTCATCGCTTCGTGCCTGTTCCATAACATGTACCGGGCAAAGGGATTGTGA
- a CDS encoding ATP-binding cassette domain-containing protein, translating into MKTVIKVNGLTRKFGDFTAVDRIDFEVAGGEIFGFLGPNGAGKTTTVRMLTGVIEPTSGSAMIQDHDIRKESILSREHIAVVPEQANVYLDLSVWRNLMLMAELYGIPKDRRIKEGERLLKALGLLNKKDSKARELSKGLKQRLMLCAALITDPEVLFLDEPTSGLDVQSARLIRKIVRELNDKGLTVFLTTHNMIEAGDICSRVAIINNGRIAAIDTPEKLRSMVSKRHYVEAVFKDQAPPFEKLESLPGVIRLESDQNTLRLYTATPGSVATDLAVLTTELKLEIDQLNTRKPSLEDVFLYYIGDGDEE; encoded by the coding sequence ATGAAAACTGTTATCAAGGTTAACGGTCTTACGAGGAAATTTGGGGATTTTACGGCTGTTGACAGAATAGACTTTGAGGTTGCCGGCGGAGAAATATTCGGTTTTTTGGGCCCCAACGGCGCTGGTAAAACTACTACCGTCCGAATGCTGACCGGTGTTATTGAGCCAACCAGTGGTTCCGCAATGATACAGGACCACGATATCAGGAAAGAATCGATACTCTCAAGAGAGCATATAGCGGTGGTTCCCGAGCAGGCCAACGTATATCTTGACCTTTCGGTCTGGAGAAACCTCATGCTCATGGCTGAGCTTTACGGGATTCCCAAAGACAGGCGAATAAAGGAAGGGGAAAGACTTCTGAAAGCCCTGGGGCTGTTGAATAAAAAAGACAGCAAAGCCCGCGAGCTGTCAAAGGGTCTTAAGCAGAGGCTAATGCTTTGCGCAGCACTTATTACTGATCCCGAAGTGCTTTTTCTGGACGAGCCTACAAGCGGCCTTGATGTTCAGAGCGCAAGGCTTATAAGGAAAATTGTCAGGGAGTTGAACGACAAGGGTCTTACGGTTTTTCTAACTACGCATAACATGATTGAGGCAGGTGATATCTGTTCCAGGGTAGCGATAATCAATAACGGACGCATAGCGGCGATTGATACACCCGAGAAACTCAGATCGATGGTCAGCAAACGTCATTATGTTGAAGCGGTATTTAAAGACCAGGCACCACCTTTTGAAAAGCTGGAATCCCTTCCTGGCGTTATCAGGCTGGAATCGGATCAGAATACTCTCAGATTGTATACTGCAACTCCGGGAAGCGTGGCCACTGACCTCGCTGTCTTGACAACAGAGCTGAAGCTGGAAATCGATCAGCTGAATACCCGAAAACCCAGTCTTGAAGACGTGTTCCTTTACTACATCGGGGACGGAGATGAAGAATGA
- a CDS encoding glycosyltransferase family 2 protein: protein MKRFAVLTLNWNGLDVLPGMIESLAHPVEKLGGELIVFDNGSKDGSERIAAETWGNKDWFSLIRAPENLGFAGGANEAIKDIDAEIIVLANSDTVFLPGSLEVLLEAVEKYPDAGIIGPRLLWPDGTLQRSIRDFPFPGRLIAEHLPIIRKSSSSNLSHNTTRRVDWLVGAVMVFRKQLFMKAKGFDQDFFFYHEETELQYRMFLMGHSSVFVPEAQVIHVEGASARKMFGRETYLEYIQAKLKFLEKHGYTGSMALFRLFMGLLIGYRLTAGFFYPALSRRDIRYTASYCRRAFHELFMYRRLVKYAGCIMNILYR, encoded by the coding sequence ATGAAACGATTTGCCGTACTCACACTGAACTGGAACGGTTTGGATGTGCTTCCGGGAATGATTGAATCTCTTGCGCATCCCGTCGAAAAACTCGGCGGAGAGCTGATTGTTTTCGATAACGGTTCAAAGGATGGTTCGGAAAGAATTGCAGCTGAAACCTGGGGGAATAAGGACTGGTTCAGTCTTATCCGAGCTCCGGAGAATCTGGGCTTTGCGGGAGGCGCCAACGAAGCAATAAAAGACATTGATGCCGAGATAATAGTTTTAGCGAATTCCGATACAGTTTTTCTCCCGGGGAGTCTTGAGGTTCTGCTGGAAGCTGTTGAAAAGTATCCGGATGCTGGAATTATCGGTCCCCGTCTGCTATGGCCCGACGGTACTCTTCAACGTTCTATCAGAGACTTTCCATTTCCCGGACGACTGATCGCTGAACACCTGCCGATAATTAGAAAATCCTCATCTTCGAATCTGTCTCACAATACGACCCGGAGAGTGGACTGGCTGGTAGGCGCGGTGATGGTTTTCCGGAAACAGCTTTTCATGAAAGCAAAGGGATTTGACCAGGATTTTTTCTTCTACCACGAAGAGACAGAGCTTCAATATCGAATGTTTCTAATGGGGCATTCTTCAGTATTCGTGCCTGAGGCACAGGTGATTCATGTCGAGGGTGCGTCGGCCAGAAAAATGTTTGGTAGGGAAACGTACCTTGAATATATTCAGGCAAAGCTGAAATTCCTCGAGAAACATGGATATACAGGATCCATGGCTCTATTCAGACTATTCATGGGTTTGCTTATAGGGTACAGGCTTACAGCCGGATTTTTTTACCCCGCTTTATCCCGGAGGGATATTCGATACACAGCGTCCTACTGCCGGAGAGCTTTTCATGAGCTTTTCATGTACAGAAGGCTGGTAAAATATGCGGGTTGCATTATGAACATCCTGTACCGCTGA
- a CDS encoding zinc ABC transporter substrate-binding protein yields the protein MFKRLIMSASVLSLMLLPVGCTGGISEDENNLSLAVSILPQRYFVERITGDSLNVFVVVPPGANPATYEPSPSDMRRMSNVDVWFTVGVPFETPWLPRFTGSSPDLNVKSTIENIVRLPIDRYTVTGYETLSESGGSPDPHVWLSPELVRSQAAVIADELSLLDSSRADEYMANLESFNLEIDSLQNRIHELIDSSSSRSFIVFHPAWGYFADEFGLVQIPIETAGSEPSPSEMALLVDYARENGIRTVFVSPEFSTSSAEAIAAEIDADVTYIDPLAEDWNSNLHNVAEHLSGTEESD from the coding sequence ATGTTCAAAAGATTAATCATGTCAGCTTCCGTCCTCTCTCTCATGCTCCTTCCGGTTGGCTGCACCGGAGGGATTTCTGAAGATGAAAACAATTTGTCACTGGCTGTAAGCATTCTCCCGCAGAGATATTTCGTTGAAAGGATAACAGGAGATTCGCTTAACGTGTTCGTGGTCGTGCCGCCGGGCGCAAATCCTGCCACGTACGAACCATCCCCATCGGATATGAGAAGGATGAGCAATGTAGATGTATGGTTCACGGTTGGAGTTCCTTTTGAAACACCATGGCTTCCAAGGTTCACAGGCTCCAGCCCTGATCTGAACGTCAAAAGCACTATCGAAAACATCGTAAGACTTCCAATCGACCGATACACCGTTACCGGCTACGAGACATTATCGGAATCCGGCGGTTCTCCAGATCCGCACGTATGGCTGTCGCCGGAACTGGTCCGAAGCCAGGCAGCGGTAATCGCTGATGAGCTGTCCCTGCTTGACAGCTCCCGGGCGGATGAATACATGGCGAATCTGGAGAGTTTCAATCTTGAGATAGATTCTCTTCAGAACAGAATTCACGAATTAATCGATTCATCATCCTCCAGGAGTTTCATAGTTTTTCATCCCGCCTGGGGCTATTTCGCCGATGAATTCGGCCTTGTTCAGATACCTATTGAAACAGCCGGCAGCGAACCATCACCGAGTGAGATGGCTCTTCTTGTCGATTACGCCAGAGAGAACGGCATAAGAACGGTTTTCGTCTCCCCTGAATTCAGTACCTCTTCAGCCGAGGCTATCGCTGCGGAGATCGATGCCGATGTAACTTACATAGATCCGCTCGCGGAAGATTGGAACAGCAATCTCCACAATGTAGCGGAACACCTTTCGGGAACTGAGGAATCTGATTGA
- a CDS encoding YggS family pyridoxal phosphate-dependent enzyme, giving the protein MVLSVKVIKSNLLKARELVEDSLELCGESGREVKIMAVTKTHPVDVASKAIKAGITLLGENRVSEGGRKINALGKDSAEFHMIGPIHTGEVRQAARDFHWIDSVGRMKIAREIARRTVLKGLEQPGILIEVNTSGEESKHGFSPDYHLLEDVLGEIGGIGLRISGLMTVGPLGASELDTSEAFALLRILRDRLKDNCDYDLSELSMGMSDDFQLAVKEGATTVRLGRYLFGPRETR; this is encoded by the coding sequence GTGGTATTATCGGTTAAAGTAATCAAAAGCAATTTGTTAAAAGCAAGAGAACTTGTAGAAGATTCCCTCGAATTATGCGGAGAAAGCGGCCGTGAAGTCAAAATAATGGCCGTCACAAAAACTCACCCTGTTGATGTTGCGAGTAAAGCGATAAAGGCAGGCATTACGCTGCTTGGCGAGAACCGCGTGAGTGAGGGGGGGCGCAAGATAAATGCCCTGGGTAAGGATTCAGCTGAATTCCATATGATAGGACCAATACATACAGGAGAGGTTCGTCAGGCCGCACGGGATTTTCACTGGATCGATTCCGTTGGCAGAATGAAAATCGCCCGGGAGATCGCGCGAAGAACAGTTTTAAAAGGTCTTGAACAGCCGGGCATCCTGATCGAGGTTAATACATCAGGAGAAGAATCCAAGCATGGTTTCAGTCCCGATTATCATCTGCTGGAAGATGTTCTGGGAGAGATCGGTGGAATCGGTTTGCGTATATCAGGGTTAATGACAGTAGGACCTCTTGGAGCAAGCGAATTGGATACATCGGAAGCCTTCGCTCTTCTTAGAATCCTGAGAGACCGTTTGAAGGACAATTGCGATTACGATTTATCCGAGCTATCCATGGGAATGAGTGATGATTTCCAGCTTGCGGTTAAAGAGGGGGCTACAACAGTTCGACTTGGAAGGTACCTGTTCGGTCCCAGAGAGACCCGTTGA
- a CDS encoding DivIVA domain-containing protein: MRITPLDIRRQNFRKTMRGYDADEVEAFLEMVASAWEELVENLENAEKELTVLRARASDFDRMEGAVRDVLVQQQQSAAQARKEADKEAELIIMDAEVKASNLISEARERVQVLTETIRELQDRRLSVLSQIRSFVDSQRRILDIEEERIKSEMIPDEEKLPGEENGDSPILELTEL; encoded by the coding sequence GTGCGTATTACACCCCTTGATATAAGAAGACAGAATTTTCGCAAAACCATGAGAGGTTACGATGCCGACGAGGTGGAAGCATTTCTCGAAATGGTTGCTTCAGCCTGGGAAGAACTGGTCGAGAACCTTGAAAATGCTGAAAAGGAACTGACCGTTCTAAGAGCCAGAGCATCGGATTTCGACCGGATGGAAGGCGCGGTAAGAGATGTGCTCGTGCAGCAGCAGCAGAGCGCGGCGCAGGCAAGGAAAGAAGCCGATAAGGAAGCTGAACTTATAATCATGGATGCCGAGGTAAAGGCATCCAACCTTATTTCCGAAGCCCGTGAACGGGTTCAGGTGCTGACTGAAACCATACGTGAGCTGCAGGATAGAAGGTTATCGGTGCTGTCGCAGATCAGGTCTTTTGTTGACTCACAAAGGAGAATACTGGATATCGAGGAGGAAAGGATAAAATCCGAAATGATACCTGATGAGGAAAAACTTCCCGGAGAAGAGAACGGTGACTCTCCAATACTGGAACTTACGGAGTTGTAA